The following are from one region of the Salicibibacter kimchii genome:
- a CDS encoding acetyl-CoA hydrolase/transferase family protein gives MDQKIKQLLRDSRLHDRIVSEETAASWIKDGMTLGLSGFTRAGDAKAVPTALVEKAKQEDLKVNVYTGASLGSDIDRIMADAGIIHKRLPFQADSTMRKEINQGDMLFVDQHLSHTAEALRQGAMNPLDFAIVEAISITENGEIIPSTSVGNSSIFAEKAESIIIELNLAQPAELEGMHDIYELSKQGDREPIQLTNVDDHLGTKGIPVDIEKIKGIVITNQVDSPSTIVPPDEETAVMANHLIDFLRKENELGRLPDNLAPLQSGIGSVANAVLHGLLESEFTDLEVYSEVLQDAVFDLLDAGKVRFASGCSITLSEAKLDEVYSDISKYRDRLVLRPQEISNHPEIIRRLGLISINTPIEVDLYGNVNSTHIQGTKMMNGIGGSGDFTRNSRLAIFVTKSIAKEGNISSVVPFVSHVDHTEHDVDVIVTEQGYADLRGLAPKERVPLIIENCAHPMYREQLYAYYKEASEQGGHTPHILEKAFSWHTNFAKNGTMLEGSTLGV, from the coding sequence ATGGATCAAAAGATAAAACAGCTCTTACGGGATTCACGTTTACATGACCGCATTGTTTCGGAGGAAACAGCGGCTTCTTGGATAAAAGACGGCATGACATTGGGTCTTAGTGGTTTTACAAGAGCGGGAGATGCCAAAGCCGTCCCAACCGCACTCGTTGAAAAGGCCAAACAAGAAGATTTGAAAGTCAATGTGTATACCGGTGCTTCACTTGGATCTGATATCGACCGGATCATGGCTGATGCCGGCATCATTCATAAACGTCTTCCCTTTCAGGCAGATAGCACGATGCGCAAGGAAATTAATCAGGGAGACATGCTTTTTGTTGACCAGCATTTATCGCACACTGCTGAAGCGCTTCGTCAGGGTGCCATGAACCCTTTAGATTTCGCGATTGTGGAAGCGATATCAATCACGGAAAACGGTGAAATTATTCCGTCGACATCGGTTGGCAATTCATCTATTTTCGCCGAAAAAGCGGAATCAATCATTATTGAATTAAACCTTGCCCAACCCGCGGAATTGGAAGGCATGCATGATATCTATGAATTAAGCAAACAGGGAGATCGCGAGCCCATCCAATTGACGAACGTAGACGATCACCTTGGAACAAAGGGCATTCCGGTCGATATTGAAAAAATTAAAGGCATTGTCATCACCAATCAGGTCGATTCCCCATCGACGATTGTCCCGCCTGATGAGGAAACGGCCGTTATGGCTAACCACCTGATTGACTTTTTACGTAAAGAAAATGAACTGGGCCGTCTTCCGGATAATCTGGCACCATTGCAATCCGGCATTGGATCGGTGGCTAACGCCGTTTTACACGGGCTTTTAGAATCGGAGTTCACAGACCTGGAAGTCTATTCCGAGGTTTTGCAGGACGCGGTGTTCGACCTTCTTGACGCCGGCAAAGTCCGTTTTGCTTCCGGTTGTTCCATCACACTGTCTGAAGCGAAACTCGATGAAGTTTATTCTGATATTAGTAAGTATCGCGACCGGTTGGTTTTACGACCGCAAGAGATTTCAAATCATCCGGAAATCATCCGGCGTTTGGGTCTGATCTCCATTAACACGCCGATCGAAGTCGATCTTTACGGCAACGTGAATTCTACCCATATTCAGGGCACCAAAATGATGAATGGCATCGGCGGATCAGGAGACTTTACCCGTAATTCGCGGCTTGCAATTTTTGTCACCAAATCAATTGCCAAAGAGGGGAACATCTCAAGTGTTGTGCCTTTTGTTTCCCACGTCGATCACACCGAACATGATGTGGATGTAATTGTGACAGAGCAAGGGTATGCCGATTTGCGCGGATTGGCACCGAAAGAGCGCGTTCCGCTCATTATTGAAAATTGTGCCCACCCAATGTATCGTGAACAACTTTATGCCTATTACAAAGAAGCATCCGAACAGGGAGGGCACACCCCTCACATACTCGAAAAGGCGTTTTCCTGGCATACAAATTTTGCGAAAAACGGCACGATGCTTGAGGGATCAACTTTGGGTGTGTAA
- a CDS encoding LytTR family DNA-binding domain-containing protein, translated as MDHFSVDSMMETFRELFPKETSIAVSDAQHFIYYKPSKHIDLKIRPGDKISEDTVTYKALSIQQKTSDHINGKVFGTPYFGTSVPIFDAGRPTGCVTAILPSKQLRLLSSFLTVQMNDSWVPTPYQEVMFLEAQNRKTWIQSEKGTGTHKFSLSELEPHLPDDSFIRCHRSYIINVNYIAEIQPDTHSTFLLIMKDRTKIPVSQTYASHFRKILSF; from the coding sequence TTGGACCATTTTTCGGTTGATTCGATGATGGAAACGTTCAGAGAACTATTTCCGAAAGAGACCTCCATCGCCGTGTCTGATGCTCAACACTTTATTTATTATAAACCGAGTAAACACATTGATTTAAAAATCAGGCCAGGTGATAAAATCAGTGAAGATACCGTGACTTACAAGGCGTTGTCCATTCAACAGAAAACGTCTGACCATATAAATGGCAAGGTGTTTGGCACACCCTATTTTGGGACGTCTGTCCCCATTTTTGACGCCGGACGTCCTACAGGATGCGTCACGGCTATTTTGCCATCCAAGCAGTTGCGTCTCTTATCGTCCTTTTTGACCGTTCAAATGAATGACTCCTGGGTGCCGACCCCTTATCAGGAAGTCATGTTTCTCGAAGCGCAAAATCGAAAAACATGGATTCAATCGGAAAAGGGGACGGGGACGCACAAATTTAGCTTGAGTGAACTGGAACCTCACTTACCCGATGATTCATTTATTCGCTGTCACCGTTCATATATTATTAATGTCAATTATATCGCCGAAATACAGCCGGACACGCATTCGACGTTTTTGTTGATCATGAAAGATCGAACAAAAATCCCGGTCAGTCAAACGTACGCGAGTCATTTCCGTAAAATCCTTTCCTTTTGA
- a CDS encoding DUF6612 family protein: protein MIKKKGFIATSACMLLLAACGDGDADTEEVENDAEPAEEEVEAEETNENGIDEGTEETDGMEEEMDAEEVLSQSMEAMDQLNNYSAEMDMNQSITVDGEEMPMDMTMSMDVVLDPMSFSQTMVTPNPMTEEDMEIEQYMDEDGTIYMLDPEIDEWIMMDGSALGMENIEDLEISPQEQLEMMQAYTSELSLEEEEDRYALTIEGSGDELMEITREFATMQQGDPQMQAEMEQVLGQMEINALDYVIYIDKETFYQEEMEMNMDLEMEQEGQTMEMSQEMQGTFSDFDEIGEIEIPQEAIDNAIDIEELEGAMEEQEEGDLDI, encoded by the coding sequence ATGATAAAAAAGAAAGGGTTTATAGCAACATCCGCCTGTATGTTGCTTTTGGCAGCTTGTGGAGATGGAGACGCAGATACCGAAGAAGTTGAAAACGACGCTGAACCGGCAGAGGAGGAAGTGGAGGCAGAAGAGACGAACGAAAATGGCATCGATGAAGGCACGGAAGAGACAGATGGTATGGAAGAAGAGATGGATGCAGAAGAGGTCTTAAGTCAATCTATGGAGGCAATGGATCAATTAAACAATTACAGCGCAGAAATGGATATGAATCAGAGCATAACTGTAGACGGTGAAGAAATGCCCATGGATATGACGATGAGCATGGATGTTGTTTTAGATCCGATGTCATTCTCGCAAACAATGGTTACGCCAAACCCAATGACGGAAGAAGATATGGAGATCGAACAATATATGGATGAAGACGGCACGATTTATATGCTGGACCCGGAAATTGATGAATGGATCATGATGGACGGAAGCGCCTTGGGGATGGAAAATATTGAAGATTTGGAGATATCCCCCCAAGAACAGCTTGAGATGATGCAAGCATATACGAGTGAGCTAAGCTTGGAAGAAGAAGAGGACCGTTATGCTTTAACGATTGAAGGTTCCGGTGATGAGCTCATGGAGATCACGAGAGAATTTGCAACGATGCAACAGGGTGATCCGCAGATGCAAGCTGAAATGGAACAAGTGCTCGGGCAGATGGAAATCAACGCTCTGGATTATGTGATATACATTGATAAAGAAACGTTTTATCAAGAGGAAATGGAAATGAATATGGATTTGGAGATGGAACAAGAGGGTCAAACGATGGAGATGTCTCAAGAAATGCAAGGGACTTTCTCCGACTTCGATGAAATCGGTGAAATTGAAATACCACAAGAAGCCATCGACAATGCGATTGATATCGAGGAACTAGAAGGTGCAATGGAAGAGCAAGAAGAGGGTGACCTGGATATTTAA
- a CDS encoding Tad domain-containing protein: MINSCMKHLRSEKGNVTYLTIGLIMIIALMLVFIVNFGKIFAINEQAGTAAEQASLAATGIIYDEMLSVIGSYERDEDDEDEDDENGDEDEDEEDEELEELVEDRKDELLDAENYSENEAEIQAINQILEEEIPEDEDLQEEIEEALIDASQQITNEVSEIITRNNGNLSETTIRMFNEENRIEITTAVTYEQVAFGSMIDEGNEEIHQRGNGLEISFVEVLSWNNRSL; this comes from the coding sequence ATGATTAATAGTTGCATGAAACACTTGAGAAGTGAAAAGGGTAACGTCACGTACCTTACGATCGGACTAATCATGATCATTGCTTTGATGCTAGTGTTTATCGTAAATTTCGGGAAAATATTTGCGATTAATGAACAAGCTGGAACAGCTGCAGAACAAGCCAGCCTTGCCGCAACCGGCATTATATACGATGAAATGCTGAGCGTCATCGGAAGTTATGAACGTGATGAGGATGATGAGGATGAAGACGATGAAAATGGCGATGAGGATGAAGATGAAGAAGATGAGGAATTAGAAGAGCTCGTTGAAGATAGAAAAGATGAGCTTTTGGACGCGGAAAACTATAGTGAAAATGAAGCGGAAATTCAGGCAATCAATCAAATTCTTGAAGAAGAAATTCCAGAGGATGAAGATTTACAGGAGGAAATTGAAGAAGCACTCATTGACGCGAGTCAGCAAATTACAAACGAGGTCTCTGAAATTATTACAAGAAATAATGGAAACTTAAGTGAAACGACGATAAGAATGTTTAACGAAGAAAATCGAATTGAGATTACCACGGCAGTTACTTACGAACAAGTAGCTTTTGGTAGCATGATTGATGAAGGAAATGAAGAGATCCACCAAAGAGGGAATGGTTTGGAAATTTCATTTGTTGAAGTCTTATCATGGAACAACCGGAGCTTATAA
- a CDS encoding pilus assembly protein: protein MLKHCKKEKGSATIELLGVLPFIFMFFLILWQAVASGYAVMSSQSAVNEAAKVYAVTEEAYEAEAIAREVVGDSSALSVQSFSIAPDGSGYFEASMSVDHGLIFVPSQWRSEATVTLDHSVTSRVIP from the coding sequence ATGCTGAAGCATTGTAAAAAAGAGAAAGGCTCAGCAACCATTGAATTACTCGGTGTCCTCCCATTTATATTCATGTTTTTCCTAATCCTTTGGCAGGCGGTTGCATCGGGTTATGCCGTTATGAGTTCGCAATCGGCGGTGAACGAAGCGGCTAAAGTATATGCTGTAACAGAAGAGGCCTATGAGGCGGAAGCCATTGCCCGGGAAGTTGTCGGGGATAGTAGCGCACTCAGCGTTCAAAGTTTTTCTATAGCACCCGATGGATCTGGTTATTTTGAAGCATCAATGTCGGTTGATCATGGACTGATCTTTGTGCCGTCACAATGGCGAAGTGAAGCTACCGTTACCCTCGATCATTCGGTAACGAGTAGGGTGATCCCATGA
- a CDS encoding DUF4234 domain-containing protein: MEATLPQKMNRPKKSQVWLTVALTILTVGMYSPYWFLTRRKALNQFDEFRFIPMGLPFLVLISFGALTVVLLLSIWVYILTPYFLIYNAFESWISWFGFISLIYLSLVTRYIFKKNVEGKEPNIILTILFMHVYLQYYINRAYHRRGETDAEAL; encoded by the coding sequence ATGGAAGCTACTCTACCACAAAAAATGAATAGACCGAAGAAATCTCAAGTATGGTTAACCGTTGCGCTTACGATCTTAACAGTGGGCATGTATTCTCCTTACTGGTTTTTAACGAGGAGAAAAGCATTGAATCAATTCGACGAATTCCGTTTCATTCCTATGGGGCTTCCATTTCTTGTTTTAATTTCTTTTGGAGCCCTTACTGTCGTTTTACTTTTAAGTATTTGGGTCTATATCCTAACGCCTTATTTTCTTATTTATAATGCTTTTGAGAGTTGGATCAGTTGGTTCGGTTTTATATCATTAATTTATTTATCCCTTGTTACAAGATATATCTTCAAAAAAAATGTAGAGGGAAAAGAGCCGAATATAATCCTGACGATTTTGTTTATGCATGTCTATTTGCAGTATTATATAAATCGTGCATATCATAGAAGAGGTGAAACTGATGCTGAAGCATTGTAA
- a CDS encoding vWA domain-containing protein has product MRNLNHCIIIPVIILTFVANGCSGDEDAERDENSEGEDVSTEEQHSDESASEQEQEQEPNEWLDERVADADSPPESLDEILAYEPGPLANKRIDDYEEEFMDVMEPIMQFEADEWDEKEETYDKLWTLIYSWVAADFPDPDNIIQQIRQSQVGHPDFEDEGQFSFEDQFNAQIILDASGSMAQEIEGTSKMEIAKDSIESFVETLPEDAQIGLRVYGHEGDNTNEGREESCASSELVYDIEEYDEDAFADELDDVESTGWTPIAYSLQEAEQDFEDFPGDENTNIIYLVSDGIETCDGDPIEAADQLNSSEVEPFLNIIGFDIDSEGQEELRELADMTEGTYTNAANEDELTQQLEQSEALSERWEDWLSGAQSDASSERYAMQNSTIQGYRNDWTDLMRRQDYAARQDIARFLDDEEVITTDARQYIESQSSDLESMKRDIADEIQEELEDINNENYEEMVEEIEELQDEYVND; this is encoded by the coding sequence ATGAGGAACCTTAATCATTGTATCATCATCCCCGTGATTATTTTAACATTCGTAGCAAATGGATGTTCGGGTGATGAGGATGCAGAGCGAGACGAAAATTCAGAAGGCGAAGACGTATCCACGGAAGAACAACATAGTGATGAAAGTGCCTCCGAACAGGAACAAGAACAGGAACCCAATGAATGGCTGGATGAACGTGTGGCTGATGCCGATAGCCCACCTGAGAGTTTGGATGAGATTTTGGCATACGAGCCAGGCCCTTTGGCAAACAAACGAATTGATGATTATGAAGAAGAATTTATGGATGTCATGGAACCAATCATGCAGTTTGAAGCTGACGAATGGGACGAAAAGGAAGAAACTTACGATAAACTTTGGACACTTATATATTCATGGGTTGCGGCTGATTTTCCTGATCCTGACAATATCATACAGCAAATACGGCAATCACAAGTTGGTCATCCTGACTTTGAAGATGAGGGGCAGTTTTCGTTTGAAGATCAATTTAATGCCCAGATTATCCTCGATGCCAGCGGCAGCATGGCTCAAGAGATAGAAGGCACATCGAAAATGGAAATCGCCAAAGATTCGATAGAATCTTTTGTCGAAACATTGCCAGAGGACGCCCAAATTGGTTTGCGTGTGTATGGTCATGAAGGGGATAACACGAATGAAGGAAGAGAAGAGTCCTGTGCAAGTTCTGAGCTCGTCTATGATATCGAGGAGTATGATGAAGACGCATTTGCTGATGAGCTAGACGACGTTGAATCTACTGGATGGACGCCTATTGCGTATTCTTTGCAAGAAGCGGAACAAGATTTCGAAGATTTTCCGGGGGATGAAAACACGAATATTATCTATCTTGTTAGTGATGGCATTGAAACGTGTGATGGTGACCCTATTGAAGCAGCTGATCAGCTGAACTCTTCTGAGGTGGAACCTTTTCTCAATATCATCGGTTTTGATATTGATTCTGAGGGTCAAGAAGAACTACGTGAATTGGCCGATATGACGGAAGGAACATACACGAATGCGGCGAATGAAGACGAATTGACACAGCAGCTCGAACAATCGGAAGCACTATCGGAGCGATGGGAAGATTGGTTGAGTGGCGCTCAGAGCGATGCGAGCAGTGAACGTTATGCTATGCAAAATTCAACCATTCAAGGTTATCGAAATGACTGGACTGATTTAATGCGTCGTCAAGATTATGCAGCTCGCCAAGATATCGCTCGTTTCCTTGATGATGAAGAAGTCATTACAACTGATGCCAGGCAGTACATTGAGTCACAATCTAGTGATTTGGAGAGTATGAAGAGGGACATCGCTGATGAAATTCAAGAAGAGCTGGAAGATATTAATAATGAAAATTACGAAGAGATGGTTGAAGAGATTGAAGAACTACAAGATGAATATGTCAATGATTAA
- a CDS encoding type II secretion system F family protein, protein MDGLIFVALVFFYLFLILALVSCYRHLEERRELKQHVQDIAELETGLRKNVATRKEKMLTKVFKFSDDLSALGHRINFFSETIDVEKWLMQSGYPLELTVDRFQGLKIFSLLLGAMVGLFLFVLGFPFGSLLLIILPIVGYFSVIFWLRSKVKKRQEDLSSNLPDFMDTVSVTLQAGVGLDNALRQISPYFKGPIQEEFNRFNQKISLGVPREQAYNELLERNDSYEFQKLIKGLIQGAQLGVPVSKTFKVQSEEMRKIKKEQIKEQASKASPKVTLITTFVVLPTAMILIGGLMALNILFGDYGVFDALS, encoded by the coding sequence ATGGATGGCTTGATTTTTGTAGCACTAGTTTTCTTTTACTTATTTTTGATTTTGGCCTTAGTCTCTTGTTACCGACATCTTGAGGAACGAAGAGAATTAAAACAGCATGTTCAGGATATTGCTGAACTGGAAACCGGTTTAAGAAAGAATGTCGCCACGCGTAAGGAGAAGATGTTAACGAAAGTATTTAAGTTCTCCGATGATTTATCTGCACTAGGTCATAGAATCAATTTTTTCAGTGAAACGATTGATGTAGAAAAGTGGTTAATGCAGTCAGGATATCCCTTAGAGCTTACTGTTGATCGTTTTCAGGGTCTTAAAATTTTTTCTCTCCTTTTAGGAGCTATGGTCGGTCTATTTCTATTCGTATTAGGGTTCCCATTTGGGTCGCTTCTATTAATTATTTTACCGATTGTTGGCTATTTTTCAGTCATTTTTTGGTTGCGTTCGAAAGTAAAAAAAAGGCAAGAAGATTTGAGTAGCAATTTGCCGGATTTCATGGATACCGTAAGTGTAACTTTACAGGCAGGTGTGGGTTTAGATAATGCACTGCGACAAATTAGTCCATATTTCAAAGGGCCTATTCAAGAGGAGTTCAATCGGTTTAACCAAAAAATTAGTTTAGGGGTTCCGCGAGAACAGGCGTACAATGAGTTACTGGAACGAAATGATAGCTATGAGTTCCAGAAATTAATAAAAGGTTTAATTCAGGGCGCACAATTAGGCGTTCCCGTGTCAAAGACCTTCAAAGTTCAATCAGAGGAAATGCGAAAAATTAAGAAGGAACAAATCAAAGAACAAGCTTCAAAAGCATCTCCGAAAGTTACGTTAATAACAACTTTTGTCGTTCTACCAACAGCGATGATCCTTATAGGAGGATTAATGGCTTTAAATATTCTATTCGGAGATTATGGTGTCTTTGATGCGTTGTCATAA
- a CDS encoding type II secretion system F family protein: MTPAILFSLAVLLVLLGLYSFLGYRASKKEWKKKIGDWFDKDQERESFIVVLGEKFDRTVHAQKVKDQLIRANVPLNASEFYAFLLVGGLGFAFLASNFLNIGLFISVLLGAVVMEISRRSLFYFRRHKYQERLNAQLPDICRILANGTRSGMTLNQAISLAARELPEPAKSEFRRMNNELALGVDFNQVMEQLQARVPSRDFQIFVATLIIQKKAGSDLFAVLDEMASTLDERKMLAQEIKSMTAEQKYIAYILPAMPIALVLMMNIVMDGFIDPLFSGVGLILLALFVAGTVLTFFLVRKVTDIRV, from the coding sequence GTGACACCAGCTATATTATTTAGCCTTGCCGTGCTTTTGGTACTTTTAGGTCTCTACAGCTTTTTGGGGTATCGTGCTTCGAAGAAAGAATGGAAAAAGAAAATTGGGGATTGGTTTGATAAAGATCAAGAAAGAGAGAGCTTTATCGTTGTACTAGGTGAAAAATTTGACCGTACAGTTCATGCGCAGAAGGTTAAAGACCAATTAATTAGAGCCAATGTACCTCTTAATGCGTCGGAATTCTATGCCTTCCTCCTTGTGGGAGGACTTGGCTTCGCGTTTCTGGCTTCGAATTTTTTGAACATAGGATTATTTATAAGCGTGCTACTTGGTGCGGTTGTCATGGAAATCAGCCGTCGATCATTATTCTATTTTCGAAGGCATAAGTACCAGGAACGTTTGAATGCTCAACTCCCGGATATTTGTCGGATTCTTGCCAACGGTACACGTTCCGGTATGACATTGAATCAAGCAATCAGCCTGGCGGCCAGAGAACTACCTGAACCTGCAAAAAGTGAATTTCGGCGCATGAATAACGAGCTGGCTCTCGGTGTTGATTTTAACCAGGTCATGGAACAGCTACAAGCCAGAGTCCCCAGTAGGGATTTTCAGATCTTCGTTGCAACATTGATCATCCAAAAGAAAGCGGGTAGTGATCTTTTTGCAGTACTTGATGAGATGGCCAGTACTTTGGATGAACGTAAGATGTTGGCTCAAGAAATTAAGTCTATGACAGCTGAGCAAAAATATATCGCATATATTTTACCGGCTATGCCGATTGCACTTGTTTTGATGATGAACATTGTAATGGATGGATTTATTGATCCCTTGTTTTCCGGTGTTGGTTTAATACTTCTTGCTTTATTCGTTGCAGGAACAGTGCTAACCTTTTTCCTTGTACGAAAAGTAACAGATATAAGGGTGTAG
- a CDS encoding CpaF family protein, with protein sequence MSSLFKNKGNNKSTSTRQLSYSSYDEAYTERLLEHYKDRLLNETNLDHLTSMEASEMRVTIERLVNQFMSEEKVVLSKRGKDSLIDQLVNDAVGFGPLEPLLNDSEITEILINGHKEVYIEKNGQLALTELKFRDEGHLRHIIDRVVAPLGRRIDESSPMVDARLQDGSRVNAVIPPVSLDGTLISIRKFRKDPFEMEDLIDLGTLNDPINEFLTAVVTAKLNVLISGGTGSGKTTLLNSLSKSIPEQERVVTIEDSAELQLNRSNVVGMEARPPNVEGTGEISIRQLVKNSLRMRPDRIIVGEVRGPEAFDMLQAMNTGHEGSLTTVHANSPFDAFRRVEGMIIMAGMELPAHVIREYIVGAIDIIIQGERLTDGRRRIVSVSEVNVIDSGQVEVRDIFRFRREGLDSNGEVLGVFEATGNIPNCLDHLKVHGAEVDERIFQPESVVGTRDTSYII encoded by the coding sequence TTGTCGTCGCTATTTAAAAATAAAGGTAATAATAAATCTACTTCGACTCGCCAGCTGTCCTATTCTTCGTATGATGAAGCATATACTGAACGGCTGCTAGAACATTACAAGGATCGCTTATTAAATGAAACGAACTTAGACCACTTAACGAGTATGGAAGCGTCTGAAATGCGCGTAACCATAGAACGCCTTGTCAATCAATTCATGAGTGAAGAGAAAGTAGTGCTTTCAAAGAGAGGTAAAGATTCACTTATTGATCAATTAGTAAATGACGCTGTAGGATTCGGTCCACTTGAGCCTTTACTTAATGACAGTGAGATCACTGAAATTCTCATTAATGGTCATAAGGAAGTCTATATTGAAAAAAACGGGCAACTGGCTTTAACCGAATTAAAATTTCGTGATGAAGGTCATTTAAGACATATCATTGATCGTGTCGTAGCACCATTGGGAAGGCGAATTGATGAAAGTTCACCAATGGTAGATGCTCGCTTGCAGGATGGGAGTCGTGTGAATGCAGTCATTCCACCTGTAAGTCTTGATGGAACGTTAATCTCCATACGTAAATTTCGAAAAGACCCCTTTGAAATGGAAGACCTAATTGATTTGGGGACTTTAAATGATCCAATAAATGAGTTTTTAACGGCAGTTGTTACTGCGAAGTTAAATGTTCTCATTTCCGGCGGGACAGGAAGTGGTAAGACTACCCTGTTAAATTCATTATCGAAATCAATTCCGGAACAAGAACGTGTGGTGACAATCGAAGATTCTGCGGAATTACAATTAAATCGAAGTAACGTTGTAGGAATGGAAGCACGCCCTCCTAACGTAGAGGGGACAGGTGAGATCAGTATCCGACAACTGGTGAAGAATTCACTTCGAATGAGACCTGACCGTATTATTGTGGGAGAAGTTCGTGGTCCAGAAGCATTCGATATGTTACAAGCGATGAATACAGGTCATGAAGGATCATTAACCACCGTCCATGCCAACTCTCCCTTTGATGCTTTTCGGCGTGTTGAAGGTATGATTATAATGGCAGGTATGGAATTACCGGCTCATGTCATACGCGAATACATCGTTGGTGCCATTGATATTATTATTCAGGGTGAAAGACTAACGGATGGAAGAAGAAGAATTGTTTCTGTTTCAGAGGTGAATGTAATAGATTCAGGCCAAGTAGAAGTTCGTGATATCTTTCGTTTTAGACGTGAAGGATTGGATTCTAATGGCGAGGTTCTTGGCGTCTTTGAAGCGACAGGCAACATTCCAAATTGTCTAGACCATTTGAAAGTGCATGGTGCTGAAGTAGATGAACGAATATTTCAGCCGGAAAGTGTGGTGGGTACGCGTGACACCAGCTATATTATTTAG
- a CDS encoding AAA family ATPase has translation MDAKILLITDVGALRDQLMDILEDYPNMKSITFSEVKMEIDRISPDIIIMTETESDDEYEIDLLQYIQREIISSIILFVSQSHDFFSLRETVRAGVNDFFVIPDEVAQFKDRLQKSVKFFIEDNEKASNISLRRGRGSVVSFFSGKGGVGKTLVASTYAQTLQLESNLEVVLLDLNLQYGGVETYMNIDSNRSIVDLQPVINELNENHIRNVTEAEEYSNIEVLLSPRDAEKAENINDADIARIIRACRRSYDFVIIDLPAEMNSNTYAALEESDKIYYVMNLDTISLRIFSQVEEVFTRLGMDMSDRLELIVNMKNNMNELKLDDLKNFIAANISPIQLRRDERGVQPLLNQGEPLRKSAEEKKLTALAKDIRKWVHTQHKS, from the coding sequence ATGGACGCTAAAATTTTATTAATCACTGATGTTGGAGCTCTTAGAGATCAATTAATGGATATATTGGAAGATTATCCCAATATGAAAAGTATCACTTTTTCTGAAGTGAAAATGGAAATTGATCGTATTTCGCCCGACATTATAATTATGACTGAGACGGAGAGTGACGATGAATATGAAATTGATTTACTCCAGTACATTCAACGAGAAATAATTTCATCTATTATTTTGTTTGTTAGCCAAAGCCATGATTTTTTCTCACTACGTGAAACGGTACGCGCCGGCGTTAATGACTTTTTTGTCATACCAGATGAAGTTGCCCAATTTAAGGATCGGTTACAAAAGAGTGTTAAATTTTTTATCGAAGATAATGAAAAGGCGAGTAATATCTCGCTAAGGCGTGGAAGGGGCAGTGTCGTTTCGTTTTTTAGTGGTAAGGGTGGTGTTGGAAAGACACTGGTAGCTTCAACTTATGCGCAGACATTGCAGCTGGAATCTAATTTAGAAGTGGTTCTCCTGGATCTAAACCTCCAATATGGCGGGGTTGAAACCTACATGAACATAGACAGTAATCGCTCGATTGTTGATTTACAACCAGTGATTAACGAGTTAAATGAAAATCATATTCGTAATGTCACAGAGGCGGAGGAATACTCAAATATTGAGGTGTTGTTAAGTCCAAGGGATGCAGAAAAGGCTGAGAATATAAACGATGCGGATATCGCAAGGATTATCCGGGCATGTCGCAGAAGTTACGACTTTGTCATTATAGACCTCCCTGCTGAAATGAATTCTAATACCTACGCAGCTTTGGAAGAATCCGATAAAATCTACTATGTTATGAATCTTGATACGATTTCGCTGCGAATCTTCAGCCAAGTTGAGGAAGTGTTTACAAGGTTGGGTATGGACATGAGCGATCGGCTGGAATTGATCGTGAATATGAAGAACAACATGAATGAGTTAAAACTTGATGATTTGAAAAATTTCATTGCAGCTAACATCTCACCCATACAACTTAGAAGAGATGAGAGAGGAGTACAACCTTTGCTCAATCAAGGGGAGCCCCTAAGAAAATCAGCAGAAGAGAAGAAGCTAACTGCTCTCGCTAAGGATATTAGAAAATGGGTACATACCCAACATAAGAGTTAA